One genomic segment of Syngnathus acus chromosome 1, fSynAcu1.2, whole genome shotgun sequence includes these proteins:
- the golga7ba gene encoding golgin A7 family, member Ba — MATEFHNLQELRHSASLANKVFIQRDYSEGTTCRFQTKFPSELESRIERTLFEDTVKTLNNFYAEAEKIGGQSYLEGCLACATAYLIFLCMETRYEKVLKKISKYIQEQNEKIYAPRGLLITDPIERGMRVIEISIYEDRGSSGCSSGSSSVSSSTAR; from the exons TTCCACAATTTACAGGAGTTGAGGCACAGTGCATCCCTGGCCAACAAAGTCTTCATCCAGAGGGACTACAGTGAGGGAACCACTTGCAGATTCCAGACCAAGTTCCCTTCTGAGCTGGAGAGCAGG ATTGAGCGGACTTTATTCGAGGACACTGTGAAGACCCTCAACAACTTCTACGCAGAAGCAGAAAAGATCGGAGGGCAGTCTTACTTGGAAGGCTGTCTGGCCTGTGCCACAGCATATCTTATCTTCCTCTGCATGGAGACACGCTATGAAAAG GTGTTGAAGAAAATTTCCAAGTACATTCAGGAGCAGAATGAAAAGATCTATGCTCCGAGGGGTCTGCTCATCACTGATCCCATAGAGAGGGGAATGCGAGTT ATTGAGATTTCCATCTACGAAGACAGAGGCTCCAGCGGTTGCAGCTCGGGGAGCAGCTCTGTGTCCAGCAGCACAGCTCGATGA